The Dethiosulfovibrio peptidovorans DSM 11002 genome has a window encoding:
- a CDS encoding dihydrolipoyl dehydrogenase family protein: MRERIVYPDGLRPKEGNRSDGIDRYDLLVVGAGSAGLTAAVEGARMGARVALIESSLLGGERLHSGCVPSKTFVASGRRIQDVKDSSELGVSVGDVSIDFHSVKKRMSDLRALLGGKDSALRLLSEGVDVFPGRAVFDSPRSVTVEDRKLEFTRAIIATGSVPMIPSIPGLNEVDYLTDETVFDLEELPRSMVVLGGGAMGCELAQAFRRLGSSVTLIQDRRCLLPYGEPEASGMVRRALEEDGVDLRLGVDVLSVAEEGGEPVLRCTSGDGEFQVRGEQLLLATGRVPRLDGLGLENAGIEWRDGIKVDRYLRTENQRVFCAGDVCLTPCSTHGAILSAKIALKNAFLPVKRTYDPSGMTHCVYTTPEVAYIGVTLDQALAEGKKVSEIKVNLEDMDRSRIDGATEGFLKVVVNRRGRILGGTLVAPRAGDMISELALAMHEGIKLGDLSWVPHPYPTEAAVFRRAADIWRGRTMTPLKRSILQIWMVLLSKVKDRAQREELKEAKRQVSKADQQPELTELEAPSDKLEESNEKLD, translated from the coding sequence ATGAGGGAAAGGATAGTCTATCCCGATGGGTTGAGACCCAAGGAGGGCAACCGTTCCGACGGGATAGATAGGTACGATCTGTTGGTCGTGGGGGCGGGTTCAGCCGGTTTGACCGCAGCCGTCGAGGGGGCCCGGATGGGAGCCAGGGTTGCTTTGATCGAGAGTTCCCTCCTGGGAGGGGAAAGACTACATTCTGGATGCGTCCCCTCCAAGACGTTCGTGGCTTCGGGCCGTCGGATCCAAGACGTTAAAGACTCTTCCGAATTGGGAGTGTCCGTAGGAGATGTGTCGATCGATTTTCATTCTGTCAAGAAGCGTATGTCCGATCTGAGGGCCCTGTTGGGAGGGAAGGACTCGGCTCTGAGGCTGTTGAGCGAGGGAGTCGACGTGTTTCCCGGCAGGGCCGTCTTCGATTCTCCTCGTTCCGTGACGGTGGAGGATCGTAAGCTCGAGTTCACCAGGGCAATAATCGCTACGGGATCCGTTCCGATGATACCATCTATACCGGGGCTGAATGAGGTCGACTATCTTACGGACGAGACCGTCTTCGATCTCGAGGAGCTTCCGAGGTCCATGGTCGTCCTGGGAGGCGGAGCCATGGGATGCGAGCTGGCCCAGGCCTTTCGGCGTCTGGGATCCTCGGTGACCCTGATCCAGGATCGTCGCTGTCTGCTTCCCTATGGAGAGCCGGAGGCGTCCGGGATGGTCCGTCGTGCCCTGGAAGAGGACGGCGTGGACCTCCGTCTGGGAGTGGATGTGCTGTCGGTCGCAGAAGAGGGAGGAGAGCCGGTACTTAGATGTACCTCCGGAGACGGCGAGTTTCAGGTTCGAGGGGAACAACTACTCCTGGCGACAGGTAGGGTCCCTCGACTGGATGGACTAGGTCTTGAGAATGCCGGAATCGAGTGGCGAGACGGCATAAAGGTCGATAGATATCTCAGGACCGAGAACCAAAGGGTTTTCTGTGCCGGAGACGTATGTCTGACTCCCTGCTCCACCCACGGGGCGATACTGTCGGCCAAGATCGCCCTGAAGAACGCTTTCCTTCCGGTGAAGAGGACCTACGACCCTTCGGGCATGACCCATTGCGTCTACACCACCCCTGAGGTCGCCTATATCGGGGTAACCCTCGATCAGGCTCTGGCGGAGGGCAAAAAGGTCAGCGAGATAAAGGTGAACCTGGAGGACATGGATCGCTCCAGGATCGACGGCGCTACCGAGGGGTTCCTTAAGGTAGTGGTAAACCGAAGGGGGCGTATACTTGGGGGCACCCTCGTAGCCCCCAGGGCGGGTGACATGATATCGGAGCTGGCCCTGGCGATGCATGAAGGGATCAAGTTAGGCGACCTCTCCTGGGTTCCCCATCCCTATCCCACCGAGGCGGCCGTTTTCCGAAGGGCTGCGGATATCTGGCGAGGAAGGACCATGACCCCTCTGAAACGGTCGATACTTCAGATCTGGATGGTCCTGCTGTCGAAGGTCAAGGACAGGGCCCAGAGAGAGGAGCTCAAGGAGGCCAAGAGGCAAGTTTCAAAGGCTGACCAGCAGCCTGAGCTGACGGAACTGGAGGCACCCTCCGATAAATTGGAGGAGTCAAACGAAAAATTGGACTGA
- a CDS encoding SLC13 family permease, whose amino-acid sequence MIEMTFDFHIVVAVTVFLVTYGLIVAEKMNRISVALAGASAMLLMRAISQEEAIASVDFNTITLLVGMMLIVTVTKRTGVFQYVAIKAAQIAKGDPWRIMVLFVLLTAVSSAFLDNVTTVLLVAPVTMVICDVLELNPIYFLMPEILASNVGGTATLIGDPPNIMIGGATDLGFLDFMENLAPPALIILAVVLVFCRFVYGRHLTVKEEAKAEIMSMNPDLEISDHRLLVKCLAVLGLVMAGFVFHQMLGYESATVAMAGAAILMVIADVNPEDLLLEVEWGTIFFFVGLFILVGTLEGLGVIEFLAGEVVKLTSGDLMLTTFMVLWVSAFASAFIDNIPFVATMIPLIKSIGTLTAMNVTPLWWALALGACLGGNGSLVGASANVIVAGMVSRTEHPITFGGFLRVGFPVMLISMTVCTIYLWVVYL is encoded by the coding sequence ATGATTGAGATGACCTTCGATTTCCATATCGTCGTCGCCGTGACGGTCTTCCTGGTCACCTACGGTCTTATAGTGGCGGAGAAGATGAACCGCATCTCCGTGGCCCTGGCGGGGGCGTCGGCGATGCTCTTGATGAGGGCTATCTCACAGGAGGAGGCCATAGCCTCGGTGGATTTCAACACCATAACCCTGTTGGTGGGAATGATGCTGATAGTCACAGTGACCAAGAGGACCGGTGTATTTCAGTACGTGGCCATAAAAGCGGCACAGATAGCCAAGGGCGACCCATGGAGAATAATGGTTCTGTTCGTGCTGCTTACCGCCGTCTCGTCCGCCTTTCTGGACAACGTGACCACCGTTCTGCTTGTAGCTCCGGTGACCATGGTCATATGCGATGTCCTGGAGTTGAATCCGATTTACTTCTTGATGCCGGAGATACTGGCCTCCAATGTCGGAGGCACCGCCACCCTGATAGGAGACCCGCCCAACATAATGATAGGCGGGGCCACTGACCTGGGTTTTCTGGATTTCATGGAGAACCTGGCCCCTCCGGCTTTGATAATTCTGGCGGTGGTGCTGGTCTTCTGCCGTTTCGTCTACGGCCGCCATCTGACGGTCAAGGAGGAGGCCAAGGCGGAGATAATGTCGATGAATCCGGACCTGGAGATATCGGACCACCGTCTTCTGGTCAAATGTCTGGCCGTTCTGGGACTGGTCATGGCGGGGTTCGTCTTCCATCAGATGCTGGGCTACGAGTCCGCTACGGTGGCCATGGCGGGAGCCGCTATATTGATGGTGATAGCCGACGTCAACCCGGAGGACCTGCTCCTGGAGGTCGAGTGGGGGACCATCTTTTTCTTCGTGGGGCTCTTCATCCTAGTGGGTACTCTGGAGGGACTGGGTGTCATAGAATTTCTGGCCGGAGAGGTGGTCAAACTCACCTCGGGAGATCTCATGTTGACAACCTTCATGGTTCTGTGGGTGTCGGCCTTCGCATCTGCTTTCATAGACAACATTCCCTTCGTGGCGACCATGATACCTCTCATAAAGAGTATCGGAACCCTTACCGCCATGAACGTGACCCCGCTCTGGTGGGCTCTGGCCCTCGGGGCCTGTCTGGGAGGCAACGGCAGCCTGGTCGGAGCCAGCGCCAACGTCATAGTGGCGGGAATGGTTTCCAGGACGGAACATCCGATAACATTCGGAGGTTTTTTGCGGGTCGGGTTCCCGGTTATGTTGATCTCCATGACGGTGTGTACCATTTATCTCTGGGTCGTCTATCTCTAA
- a CDS encoding TAXI family TRAP transporter solute-binding subunit: MRKFLTALMVVGVLVMSVAGAASAKTFVSLATGGTGGTYYPVGGGLADLISRHLPDVQMTGETGNASVANLNLIGTHEIEMAFVQNDVAYWAYNGERMFKTPYKNIRLVASLYPEHIQCITLKGSGVKDIMDIKGKRVSVGAPGSGVQGDVSAILQVAGIKYADMNTDFLDFNNTTQRFKDGQLDVGFVTAGYPTSSIMDLATLHDIDLVSFSDEFMAELTETFSYFVKSSIPAGTYNGVDHDTPTPAVMAMWVCDADLPEDLIYRITKTFWENVEEMHKVHSKCKLFTLDTATAGASVPVHPGAAKFYKEAGIPVPDLK; encoded by the coding sequence ATGCGCAAATTTTTAACAGCGTTAATGGTCGTCGGCGTTTTGGTAATGTCCGTGGCGGGTGCCGCATCCGCCAAGACCTTCGTTTCTCTGGCGACCGGTGGAACCGGTGGAACCTATTACCCCGTTGGGGGTGGACTGGCCGACCTTATCTCTCGCCATCTGCCGGACGTGCAAATGACGGGAGAGACGGGCAATGCGTCTGTGGCCAACCTTAATCTCATCGGAACCCACGAGATAGAGATGGCCTTCGTTCAGAACGACGTGGCCTATTGGGCCTATAACGGAGAGCGTATGTTCAAGACTCCTTACAAGAACATCCGTCTCGTGGCCTCCCTCTATCCCGAGCACATCCAGTGCATAACCCTCAAAGGCTCCGGTGTCAAGGACATAATGGATATCAAGGGCAAGAGGGTCTCCGTGGGAGCCCCCGGTTCGGGAGTCCAGGGTGACGTCTCCGCCATTCTTCAGGTGGCCGGAATCAAGTATGCCGACATGAACACCGATTTCCTCGATTTCAACAACACCACCCAGCGCTTCAAGGACGGACAGCTGGACGTCGGTTTCGTGACAGCCGGTTATCCCACCTCGTCCATCATGGACCTGGCCACTCTCCACGACATCGATCTCGTCTCTTTCAGCGACGAGTTCATGGCGGAGCTGACCGAAACCTTTAGCTATTTCGTCAAGAGCTCCATTCCCGCCGGCACCTATAACGGCGTTGACCACGATACCCCCACCCCCGCCGTCATGGCCATGTGGGTCTGCGATGCCGATCTTCCCGAGGATCTTATCTACAGGATCACCAAGACCTTCTGGGAGAATGTCGAGGAGATGCATAAGGTCCACTCCAAGTGCAAGCTCTTTACCCTCGATACCGCCACCGCCGGCGCCTCCGTTCCGGTCCATCCCGGAGCTGCCAAGTTCTACAAGGAAGCGGGAATTCCCGTTCCGGATCTCAAGTAA
- a CDS encoding carbon-nitrogen hydrolase family protein has product MRRYTVAAAQMDSGPEKEINLIHMETMIEEAGKRGASLVVFPETSTLLPSSGIEKEAGAEPVPGPSTDRLSKAAREAGIWVHSGSLLERIEGNEKCYNTSVLISPEGEVTAKYRKIHLFDVNVHDGPSVRESASYASGNEIVIAETPLGNIGMSICYDLRFPELYRILALRGAQVLVVPACFTSDTGKEHWDPLLRARAIENLCYVVAPGQVGSKPRYRAHGKSMVVDPWGTVTACRASGEGLVLAEVDLDRLESLRHSVPCLQNRRPDTYDWR; this is encoded by the coding sequence ATGAGACGCTATACAGTCGCGGCGGCCCAGATGGATAGCGGACCGGAAAAAGAGATCAACCTTATACATATGGAGACGATGATCGAAGAGGCGGGGAAACGTGGCGCATCCCTCGTCGTCTTCCCTGAAACGTCCACCTTGCTGCCCTCGTCGGGTATCGAAAAGGAAGCGGGAGCCGAGCCGGTCCCCGGTCCATCCACCGACAGGCTCTCCAAGGCAGCACGGGAAGCCGGAATATGGGTCCACAGCGGAAGCCTCCTGGAGAGGATCGAGGGTAATGAAAAATGCTATAACACGTCGGTTCTCATCTCCCCGGAAGGAGAGGTCACGGCTAAGTATCGAAAGATACACCTCTTCGACGTAAACGTCCATGACGGACCCTCCGTCAGGGAGTCGGCTAGCTACGCTTCGGGAAACGAGATCGTAATAGCAGAGACCCCCCTGGGCAACATCGGCATGTCCATATGTTACGACCTTAGATTCCCCGAACTGTACAGGATACTGGCCCTGAGGGGGGCACAGGTACTGGTGGTGCCGGCCTGTTTCACCTCCGACACCGGCAAGGAACATTGGGACCCCCTTCTTCGAGCCAGAGCCATAGAGAACCTGTGCTACGTAGTGGCCCCTGGACAGGTCGGATCGAAGCCTCGGTACAGGGCCCACGGCAAATCGATGGTGGTGGATCCCTGGGGAACCGTCACGGCATGCCGCGCCTCAGGAGAGGGGCTGGTCCTGGCCGAGGTGGACCTGGACAGACTTGAATCACTGAGACACTCGGTGCCATGCCTTCAAAACAGACGTCCCGATACCTACGACTGGCGATAA
- a CDS encoding GGDEF domain-containing protein encodes MKRDDTLNLRTTLRRGLVFLALIILAYVVVSLYDAKVEVMREVDRQLELAALALPSMLAPDFHDRATTPYSISKEEELRNRRVFGDYVYRTGFAWVYTLIEDGGRFFFSAPTVTEEEAAERARWYYYPYPEAPVEFQKAYESEKPVWVTYTDRWGTFRSVAYPMRSEGGRKYLACADMDIGSMWHSIFRRGLTSLAVSAFFVLMSLPFLLAYRRHSNALAERVAELEEKGSDLEARLTDKAERLNEAMERIANLSVTDSLTGLYDRSHGMAMLDGMCDSGGWLFLLDLDDFSRINDVLGYQGGDEVLARIGETIRGALREGELAARRGGDEFLFLVPPMSERDASDRVEDLRKLLVALGHRYGWPISVSVGSAKITRGVSPRLLLNEAESKIDGGRRSRS; translated from the coding sequence ATGAAACGAGATGATACCTTAAATTTAAGGACCACCTTGAGAAGAGGCTTGGTCTTCCTGGCCTTGATCATCTTGGCATACGTGGTCGTATCTCTTTACGACGCCAAGGTGGAGGTCATGAGAGAGGTGGATCGCCAGCTCGAGCTGGCCGCTCTGGCCCTTCCGTCCATGTTGGCTCCCGACTTTCATGATAGAGCTACCACTCCCTACTCCATCTCCAAGGAGGAGGAGCTCCGAAATCGTAGAGTTTTCGGGGATTATGTCTACAGGACCGGTTTCGCCTGGGTCTATACTTTGATAGAGGATGGAGGGCGGTTTTTTTTCTCCGCTCCTACCGTGACGGAGGAGGAGGCGGCAGAGAGGGCCAGGTGGTATTACTATCCCTATCCGGAGGCTCCTGTGGAGTTTCAAAAAGCTTACGAATCGGAGAAGCCGGTCTGGGTTACCTATACCGACAGATGGGGAACTTTCCGATCGGTTGCCTATCCCATGAGGTCCGAGGGGGGCAGGAAGTATCTAGCCTGTGCCGATATGGATATAGGTTCCATGTGGCATTCCATCTTCAGGAGAGGGCTCACCAGTCTCGCCGTGTCGGCTTTTTTCGTGCTGATGTCTCTGCCGTTTCTGCTGGCCTATCGTCGCCACTCCAACGCACTTGCCGAAAGGGTCGCCGAGCTTGAGGAAAAGGGTTCCGACCTGGAGGCCCGTCTGACCGACAAGGCCGAAAGACTGAACGAGGCCATGGAACGGATCGCCAATCTTTCGGTCACGGACTCTCTGACCGGCCTTTACGATCGATCCCACGGTATGGCCATGTTGGATGGGATGTGTGATTCCGGAGGATGGCTGTTTCTGCTTGATCTGGACGATTTTAGCAGGATAAACGACGTCTTGGGCTATCAAGGTGGAGACGAGGTCCTCGCTCGTATAGGGGAGACTATCAGGGGCGCTCTGAGGGAGGGGGAGCTGGCCGCCCGCCGCGGAGGGGACGAGTTTCTCTTTCTAGTGCCTCCCATGAGCGAACGCGACGCATCCGACAGGGTTGAGGATCTTCGAAAATTGCTCGTCGCTCTAGGGCACAGATACGGATGGCCTATCTCGGTATCGGTGGGATCAGCCAAGATAACCCGAGGGGTTTCGCCCAGGTTGCTGTTGAACGAAGCGGAGAGCAAGATCGACGGTGGGAGGAGATCCCGGTCGTAG
- the metK gene encoding methionine adenosyltransferase: MSEKLLISSESVTEGHPDKVADQISDGILDAILSEDPMGRVACETLVTTGLVQVAGEITTSTYVDIPRIAREIVKEIGYTRAKYGFDGETCAVLTAIDEQSADIAMGVDRALELREGDMTEEQINGIGAGDQGMMIGYASDETDEFLPMPFALAQRLSRRLSKVRKDGTIDYLRPDGKTQVTLEYDGDRAVRVDTVVVSAQHSPDVSLRDIREDLTEKVIDPILPRELLKGDMRILVNPTGRFVKGGPMADSGLTGRKIIVDTYGGMVPHGGGAFSGKDPTKVDRSGAYMARYAAKNVVAAGLASKCQIQVAYAIGVAHPVSIFVETFGTGKVSNDILVSLVRKYFDFRPAAMIRDLELRKPQYRRLAAYGHMGRIDLTPVPAWERLDRAAALKTDAGVQ; this comes from the coding sequence ATGAGCGAAAAACTTTTAATCTCTTCCGAGTCAGTCACCGAAGGCCATCCCGACAAGGTGGCGGACCAGATATCTGACGGAATACTGGACGCTATCCTTTCGGAGGATCCCATGGGGAGGGTCGCCTGCGAGACCCTGGTGACCACCGGTCTGGTCCAGGTGGCAGGAGAGATAACCACCAGCACCTACGTGGACATTCCCAGGATAGCCAGGGAGATAGTTAAGGAGATAGGCTATACCAGGGCCAAGTACGGTTTCGACGGCGAGACCTGTGCAGTTTTGACCGCCATAGACGAACAGTCCGCCGATATAGCCATGGGAGTGGACAGGGCCCTGGAGCTTCGCGAGGGAGACATGACGGAGGAGCAGATCAACGGCATAGGAGCCGGAGATCAGGGCATGATGATAGGCTACGCCAGCGACGAGACCGACGAGTTCCTGCCCATGCCCTTCGCCCTGGCTCAAAGGTTATCCAGAAGGCTCTCCAAGGTGAGGAAGGACGGCACCATCGACTACCTCCGTCCCGACGGCAAGACCCAGGTCACACTGGAATACGACGGGGACAGGGCGGTGAGGGTGGACACAGTCGTTGTGTCGGCCCAGCATAGCCCGGACGTCTCCCTCAGGGATATCCGAGAGGATCTCACCGAGAAGGTCATAGATCCGATCCTTCCCAGAGAACTCCTCAAGGGAGATATGCGCATCCTGGTCAACCCGACGGGGCGTTTCGTCAAGGGCGGCCCCATGGCCGACTCGGGACTGACTGGACGTAAGATCATCGTGGATACCTACGGCGGCATGGTGCCCCACGGCGGAGGGGCTTTCTCCGGAAAGGACCCGACCAAGGTGGATCGCTCCGGAGCCTACATGGCCAGGTACGCAGCCAAGAACGTCGTAGCGGCCGGATTGGCCTCCAAGTGCCAGATACAGGTGGCCTATGCCATAGGGGTGGCCCATCCTGTGTCGATTTTCGTGGAGACCTTCGGTACCGGAAAGGTCTCGAACGACATCCTGGTGTCTTTGGTTCGAAAGTATTTCGACTTCCGTCCCGCCGCCATGATAAGGGACCTGGAGCTCAGAAAGCCTCAGTACCGTCGACTGGCCGCCTACGGCCATATGGGGCGTATCGATCTTACCCCCGTTCCCGCCTGGGAGAGGCTGGATCGGGCGGCGGCCCTCAAGACCGACGCCGGGGTTCAGTAA
- a CDS encoding sodium ion-translocating decarboxylase subunit beta: METIFQSLSQFTPQQAIMMAVGLILIYLAVVKKYEPNLLLPMGFGTILVNIPLSSAITHVAGGQIQHGALSLLFDMGIATELFPLLIFIAVGAMIDFTPLFQNPVTFLFGLSAQAGIFLTMGLALLIGFDLKEAASIGIIGAADGPTSIYVSARFAPHLLGPISVAAYSYMAMVPVIQPPVIKLLTSEEERRLPMTYSAKKVSKAKKIIFPIAVTIVAGMIAPPSAALIGFLMFGNLLRESGVVDRLAKGAQNELANIVTILLGLGISASMTGERFIQPQTLLILAMGFLAFVLDTAVGVLSAKGLNLFLKDKINPMIGAAGISAFPMSARTVQQMAAESQKGNFILMQAVGANVSGQIGSVLAGGLLLAFLG, encoded by the coding sequence ATGGAAACCATCTTTCAATCATTGAGCCAGTTCACACCGCAACAGGCCATCATGATGGCAGTAGGACTTATACTGATCTATCTCGCCGTGGTCAAAAAGTACGAGCCCAACCTGCTGCTTCCCATGGGGTTCGGCACCATATTGGTGAACATACCTCTTTCCTCCGCCATCACCCACGTAGCGGGAGGGCAGATACAGCACGGCGCCCTCAGCCTGCTCTTCGACATGGGCATAGCCACCGAGCTGTTCCCTTTACTGATATTCATAGCCGTAGGGGCCATGATAGACTTCACCCCGCTGTTTCAGAACCCCGTGACCTTCCTCTTCGGATTGAGCGCCCAGGCGGGCATCTTCCTCACCATGGGACTGGCCCTCCTCATAGGCTTCGACCTCAAGGAGGCCGCTTCCATAGGGATAATCGGGGCCGCCGACGGCCCCACTTCAATATACGTATCCGCCCGATTCGCGCCCCATCTGCTGGGGCCCATCTCGGTGGCAGCCTATTCCTACATGGCCATGGTGCCGGTGATACAGCCTCCGGTTATAAAGCTCCTCACCAGCGAGGAGGAGAGACGGCTTCCCATGACGTACTCGGCAAAGAAAGTTTCGAAAGCGAAGAAGATAATCTTTCCCATAGCGGTAACCATCGTGGCTGGGATGATAGCCCCTCCCTCGGCGGCATTGATCGGCTTTCTGATGTTCGGAAACCTGCTGAGAGAGAGCGGCGTGGTCGACCGCCTGGCCAAGGGGGCCCAGAACGAGCTGGCGAACATAGTCACTATCCTTCTGGGACTGGGGATATCGGCATCCATGACGGGAGAGAGGTTCATACAGCCTCAGACCCTGCTGATACTGGCCATGGGCTTCCTGGCCTTCGTGCTGGATACAGCGGTGGGAGTGCTCTCCGCTAAGGGGCTGAACCTCTTCCTGAAAGACAAAATAAACCCCATGATCGGCGCCGCCGGGATCTCGGCCTTCCCAATGTCGGCCAGAACGGTTCAGCAGATGGCGGCGGAATCTCAGAAGGGCAACTTCATACTGATGCAGGCGGTAGGGGCCAACGTGTCGGGACAGATAGGCTCGGTACTGGCAGGAGGGCTGCTGCTGGCGTTTCTTGGATAG
- a CDS encoding cupin domain-containing protein yields the protein MSYESYGGDKGPFRMEDLVKVQDGSVVSRTVIDRPEGTVTAFAFDGGQALSEHSAPYDALVQMIQGAMEIKVGGVPHSVKAGEWLMMPADVPHSVEAMEPSIMVLTMVRG from the coding sequence ATGTCGTACGAAAGCTACGGAGGAGATAAAGGTCCTTTTCGCATGGAGGATCTGGTCAAGGTTCAGGACGGTTCGGTGGTGAGCCGAACCGTGATAGATAGACCGGAGGGGACCGTGACGGCCTTTGCTTTCGACGGAGGGCAGGCTCTCAGCGAGCACTCCGCTCCCTACGATGCCTTGGTGCAGATGATCCAGGGAGCGATGGAGATAAAGGTCGGAGGCGTTCCCCACAGTGTGAAGGCAGGGGAATGGCTTATGATGCCGGCCGACGTTCCCCACTCGGTGGAAGCGATGGAGCCGTCGATAATGGTGTTGACGATGGTCAGAGGATGA
- a CDS encoding YitT family protein, producing MRHNRTLKGMLAETRRFIREEGRSLVAITLGAMIYAVAIQLFVIPAKLPGTGVNGIALLLNYMWGIPLAIPIWGLNALLFIYGWKVLPRRFTLWSIYGTVIFTAFLKVAETSLPVPVIDDRFLLIVVAGLLQGASYAMIFTAGGSLGGTDIISMAVRRKTGMEVSQFTMIANMLVIALFLMAVSFENVVYGVVLSYINTTVMGGSMRSFGLRKEALIVCSDPDRVRHFITQELGRGVTVFIGRGGFSDSPRDILMTLLTARQAMLLKQYLQKTDPKAFLRLADATEVLGRGFGSWKKDV from the coding sequence TTGAGACATAACAGGACCCTTAAGGGAATGCTTGCCGAGACGAGGAGATTCATAAGGGAAGAGGGCAGATCCCTGGTGGCCATAACCCTGGGGGCTATGATCTACGCCGTAGCCATACAGCTTTTCGTAATTCCCGCCAAGCTTCCCGGAACGGGAGTCAACGGCATAGCTTTGCTGCTCAACTATATGTGGGGAATTCCTCTGGCGATACCGATATGGGGGCTCAACGCGCTTCTTTTCATATACGGGTGGAAGGTCCTCCCTCGGAGATTCACCCTTTGGAGCATATACGGAACCGTGATCTTCACCGCCTTTCTGAAGGTGGCGGAAACCTCCCTACCTGTGCCGGTGATAGACGACAGGTTCCTCCTGATAGTGGTCGCCGGACTTCTACAGGGAGCTTCCTACGCCATGATATTCACCGCCGGAGGATCCCTTGGAGGGACCGATATAATATCCATGGCGGTCCGCAGAAAAACGGGCATGGAGGTCAGTCAGTTCACCATGATAGCCAACATGCTGGTGATAGCTCTGTTCCTGATGGCGGTCAGCTTCGAGAACGTGGTGTACGGCGTGGTGCTGTCCTACATAAACACCACCGTGATGGGAGGCTCAATGAGATCCTTCGGGCTGAGGAAAGAAGCCCTTATCGTCTGCAGCGACCCGGACCGGGTGCGTCATTTCATAACCCAGGAGCTGGGAAGAGGGGTCACGGTGTTCATAGGCAGAGGAGGCTTCTCCGATTCGCCGAGAGACATACTCATGACCCTTCTGACCGCCAGACAGGCCATGCTGCTCAAACAATACCTTCAGAAGACCGACCCGAAGGCGTTCTTGCGTCTCGCCGACGCCACGGAGGTTCTGGGGCGGGGTTTCGGCAGCTGGAAGAAGGACGTCTGA